A genomic stretch from Longimicrobium sp. includes:
- a CDS encoding N-acetylmuramoyl-L-alanine amidase — MRTARTLAAAVCAAAALAACDAPTPSVQPEEQPTSADLRLDPMFARAAAEFGVPVDLLKAVSFTETGWQFARGEHSDMEGLAPAYGIFALRGERLERGARLAGVSLAAARTETEASIRAGAALLRAEGKAQGVAGSDLAAWEPAVASFSGIANEEARAGYVSNGVYRALRVGVNDAEQASLAAHPGVRVAPAVLPAGPRYTTEYGPAIWTPSPNYTSGRSGYSTALVVIHTCAGNYSGCWSWLTSTQSGVSAHYVVGQTDVGGGVAEVRQLVDEDNTAWHVGKYWQGYPTNPRSVGIEHGGFSYGSNGYGPWPAVQYNTSVTLTCDIVKSRAIIRDRDHIIGHYQPDPVNRAHDPGQGFPWADYMSRINSCVGGGTSPAITVDSNTGSPGTDARFSVSGNWIASTGTGGYYGTGYYHASTAAVSDPANFEFYLPAAATKAVSAWYTSGTNRSTTAPYIIYNASGTELGRRSVNQQTGGGTWQSLGSYSFSAGWNKVSLSRWTTAGYVVIADAVRIQ, encoded by the coding sequence ATGCGAACCGCCCGTACCTTGGCCGCCGCCGTCTGCGCCGCCGCGGCACTTGCCGCCTGCGACGCCCCCACCCCATCGGTGCAGCCAGAGGAGCAGCCGACCTCCGCCGACCTGCGCCTCGACCCCATGTTCGCGCGCGCCGCGGCCGAGTTCGGGGTGCCGGTCGACCTGCTCAAGGCTGTTTCCTTTACCGAAACGGGGTGGCAGTTCGCCCGGGGGGAGCACAGCGACATGGAAGGGCTGGCACCCGCATACGGGATCTTCGCGCTGCGGGGCGAGCGCCTGGAGCGCGGCGCCCGGCTGGCCGGGGTGAGCCTGGCCGCCGCCCGCACCGAAACCGAAGCCAGCATCCGCGCCGGCGCGGCACTGCTTCGCGCCGAAGGCAAGGCGCAGGGCGTAGCCGGCTCGGACCTGGCGGCCTGGGAGCCCGCCGTGGCGAGCTTCAGCGGCATCGCCAACGAAGAGGCCCGCGCGGGCTACGTGTCCAACGGCGTGTACCGCGCGTTGCGCGTGGGCGTGAACGACGCCGAGCAGGCATCGCTCGCCGCCCATCCCGGCGTGCGGGTGGCCCCGGCGGTGCTCCCGGCCGGCCCGCGGTACACCACGGAGTACGGCCCGGCCATCTGGACCCCGTCGCCCAACTACACCTCCGGGCGCTCCGGGTACTCCACCGCGCTGGTGGTCATCCACACCTGCGCCGGAAACTACAGCGGCTGCTGGAGCTGGCTCACCAGCACCCAGTCCGGCGTGTCGGCGCACTACGTCGTCGGGCAGACGGACGTCGGCGGCGGCGTCGCCGAAGTGCGCCAGCTGGTGGACGAAGACAACACCGCCTGGCACGTGGGCAAGTACTGGCAGGGGTATCCCACCAACCCGCGCTCGGTGGGCATTGAGCACGGCGGCTTCTCGTACGGCAGCAACGGCTACGGTCCGTGGCCCGCGGTGCAGTACAACACCTCCGTCACGCTCACCTGCGACATCGTCAAGAGCCGCGCCATCATCCGTGATCGCGACCACATCATCGGCCACTACCAGCCGGACCCGGTGAACCGCGCGCACGACCCCGGGCAGGGCTTCCCGTGGGCGGACTACATGAGCCGGATCAACAGCTGCGTGGGCGGCGGCACCAGCCCGGCCATCACCGTCGACAGCAACACCGGCAGCCCCGGCACCGACGCCCGCTTCTCGGTCTCGGGCAACTGGATCGCGTCCACCGGCACCGGCGGCTACTACGGCACGGGATACTACCATGCGAGCACGGCGGCGGTGAGCGACCCGGCGAACTTCGAGTTCTACCTGCCGGCCGCCGCCACCAAGGCGGTGTCCGCGTGGTATACCTCCGGCACCAACCGCTCGACGACCGCGCCGTACATCATCTACAACGCCAGCGGCACCGAGCTGGGACGCCGCTCGGTGAACCAGCAGACGGGTGGCGGCACCTGGCAGTCGCTGGGCAGCTACAGCTTCTCGGCGGGCTGGAACAAGGTTTCGCTCTCGCGGTGGACCACGGCCGGCTACGTGGTGATCGCCGACGCGGTGCGGATCCAGTAG
- a CDS encoding CHAP domain-containing protein, whose protein sequence is MLNWTRFTAAALASLALAGCGDAVTDPSLRSPEVAARKYVLPTGVSAQMAPGGPYNLRAGPSTDYAVEGSVAGGAGVNISCTSWGESVSGHYGTSVVWDRLGNGSWVADANVLTGSDRQVARPCRRDDYPYRNSSTSGVDRWNFYNRQCTSFAAHRINWNGTRTGKTFTNMYLGEHFGDAHMWDDAARASGVAISGTPAVGRIAQWNRNVGGVGGYGHVAYVSAVYDDGSILIEEYNWSAYSYGTRRLYPGGGYWPSNFINF, encoded by the coding sequence ATGCTCAACTGGACTCGTTTCACCGCCGCCGCCCTGGCGTCGCTCGCGCTCGCCGGCTGCGGCGATGCCGTCACCGACCCATCTCTTCGCTCCCCGGAGGTGGCGGCGCGCAAATACGTCCTGCCCACCGGCGTCAGCGCCCAGATGGCGCCCGGCGGCCCCTACAACCTGCGGGCAGGCCCCAGCACCGACTACGCGGTCGAGGGCTCCGTCGCTGGCGGCGCGGGAGTGAACATCTCCTGTACCTCGTGGGGCGAGAGCGTGTCCGGCCACTACGGAACCAGCGTGGTCTGGGACCGGCTGGGGAACGGCTCGTGGGTGGCCGACGCGAACGTGCTCACGGGAAGCGACCGGCAGGTGGCCCGCCCCTGCCGGCGCGACGACTATCCGTACCGTAACTCCAGCACCAGCGGCGTGGACCGATGGAACTTCTACAACCGCCAGTGCACCTCGTTCGCGGCGCACCGCATCAACTGGAACGGCACGCGCACGGGCAAGACGTTCACCAACATGTACCTGGGCGAGCACTTCGGCGACGCGCACATGTGGGACGATGCCGCGCGTGCGTCCGGCGTGGCGATCTCGGGCACTCCCGCCGTAGGTCGCATCGCGCAGTGGAACCGGAACGTGGGTGGCGTGGGGGGCTACGGGCACGTGGCGTACGTGAGCGCCGTGTACGACGACGGCAGCATCCTGATCGAGGAGTACAACTGGAGCGCCTACTCGTACGGCACGCGCCGCCTGTACCCGGGTGGCGGCTACTGGCCCAGCAACTTCATCAACTTCTAA